ATGCGCTTTTCGCTGCGATTCCCCGCCACGAAATGAGCCAGCAGCTTGCTGAGCTTTTCTTGTTCGATCCCCAACTCCTCGATCCGCTTGGCTTGCGCCCCGATCTTGTCTTCTTGCGCCCCGATCTTGTCTTCTTGCGCCGCGATCGTCGCGGCTTGGACGCGAATCAGCGCTCGGCAACCTTTCAAGTCGCGCGGCAGATCACTGTCGCGTGAAAGATCACTGTCGCGTGAAAGCGAATTGGCAGGTGGCATGTTCGTTGGCTCGCTCATGCCGAGCACCATAACCAGATCGGCCACGGAGCGCAAGACCCCCCGCGCTCGAATCGGAAAGAATTCGCAAAATAGTTTTTCGTGATCCGGATCGCGCGCCTGTCTTTCAATCGCGACGCGGCTCGTCGGACGCGCTGCGCGCGGTAGGCAGCGCGTAGCGCCGCCGACGTTTGACGCTCGTCAGCTCGATCCCCGAGAGCAACAGCGCCAGATCGGCCGCGTCCATTTCAACGTGCTCGCTGGCCAGCGCGGCCGGCGGCCTCTGGAAGGTTCCGCATTCCAAACGCTTCATGAAAATGACAAAGCCATCGCGGTCCCAATACATCAGCTTCAGCCGGTCCAGCCGACGATTGAGAAACAAAAACAGATCGCCGCCTTGCGCGTCGCGTTGGAATTCTGTTTGGATGATGGCGTGCAGTCCGTCGAAGCTCTTGCGCATGTC
The Pirellulales bacterium DNA segment above includes these coding regions:
- the tnpB gene encoding IS66 family insertion sequence element accessory protein TnpB (TnpB, as the term is used for proteins encoded by IS66 family insertion elements, is considered an accessory protein, since TnpC, encoded by a neighboring gene, is a DDE family transposase.); translated protein: MQPLLFPAPLGQTRIYLYAKNVDMRKSFDGLHAIIQTEFQRDAQGGDLFLFLNRRLDRLKLMYWDRDGFVIFMKRLECGTFQRPPAALASEHVEMDAADLALLLSGIELTSVKRRRRYALPTARSASDEPRRD